DNA sequence from the Candidatus Binatia bacterium genome:
CCTCTCGGGGAACGTGTGCCCTCGGGCTACTCCACCGAGCGGGTGCATGAACCCGCTCTGGTCTCAAACCCCTCTCGGGGAACGTGTGCCCTCGGGCTGATGATTAAAAAGATTGAAGTCGTCAATGATTCTCGTCTCAAACCCCTCTCGGGGAACGTGTGCCCTCGGGCAGTGGGAGCCGCTCCGGTCGAAGTTCTGCGCCCTTAGCCTGGGGTTTCCGCCAGTCGCCGCCTGCGTCCACACAATGCTTGTGACTCTACAGGGGGTATACGGTTTAAGCCCCGGAATTGACAGAATTTGCCGCGTGCGCCACTCGTGACACGAGGCATTGCGGAAAATCGCGGAGAAACCCCGCAAAGCCGTCAGAGGCCCGCGACTGGCGCGATTAACCGTCCCAGTGCAGACCTCAGGCGAGCTCAGCGGACCTACGTGCACCGTAACCCACTTTTCAAAGAGCAGGACCCGCCTTCTTGGCGCCAAGGCCCTTTTGCGCGTTCTCGCGCAAGCACGCTCTTGCACGAAAGCCACGGTCGATGCAACGGGACAGCCCCCAATGCCGTCCCCGCTGGGAAGTCCTGGCGAGCGTTTCGTCCCCATGGCAGCGCCTCGGCCCATGATGTCTGTCGGCCCTGTGTGGAGACGAGCTTTTACACCCGACGCGCAAATTGCAACAGGTGCTCGAGGCTCGCGGCAACGTTGCAGCGCGTCATCCCGGCGCGACGGCGATTCACACCGAACCGCGGACCCGTTTGCTCCGAACCCGCCCTGGCTCGGAATCGACCGAGAAGAACTTGCGTTGCCCCTTGGTTCTGTGGCAACACGAGGCCTTTGGGAGGCAGGGATGTACAGCGGCTCCACTTACTTGGTCGCCGTCGCCGGCGTGCAAGCGAAGCGGATTGTCGAGGCGTTTTATGCACTCACGGTCGCAGCACCCAAACCCGTGAAGATCGAGCGCATCGACGTGATCGGAACCCAACGCGTGTGGGATGCCTACCGCGCCACACTCGGGCCTCACGCGAGCATTCTCTCAAAGGTCGCTCGGCAACACGGGATCTGTGTACCCGAACTCCGCTTCCATCTCCTCACGAACCCCTCGGGCACAGAGCCGCTCCGCGATTTGCTGACCACCGACGATAACATGGCAGCATGGCGACAAGTCCTCGAAATCGTTCGGACGCTCATCGCCGAGAGCAGCACCCTGCTTGGGGTATGTGCTGGCGCCCGCCAAGCGCTGCGGCAAGCGCTGACCCTCGCCTTTCAACTTTTGGCCCGACCGCAAGATCGCCTCTTCGACATCCGCGTGCGCGGACTGCTTGCCGAAGCGCGTCCCACCGCGGGCCGTGCACGGCGCTCCACACCAAGAGTGGTCCTCAGCGAGCTTCCGTTTCTACGTGTGCAGGAATTACCCCGCCGCGCGGACGCCCTCGAGCAACCTACCCTCGTCGCCGCTGTGCAACCGGGGCTTGACGATCATCCCCAGCCGAGCCTGGAGTTCCACCTGGACGAACGGGGAACGCTCACCCGCGTAGTCGTGGACGGTCGCACGCTTTGGCCCAATCGGCTGCGGATCCGCTTGCGCCAACGCGATCTTGTTCTTTGGCTTCACCTCGCCCAATTGCGGAAACAGCACTGCCCAGCGCCCTCATCCGTGGTGACCGCTCCTCCCTGCCACCGCGTGGCCGATGCGCAGGAAATCCCCAAAGATGCGGAAACGGCGCAGTGGGCACCGTTGCCAGAGGCCAAGGGCGCTCGCTCGGGGTTGGATCCGCACACCGGCGCCGCCAACGGCTCCCCGATCCGCCCCTGCCCTTGTTGCTTCCGTGAGGCTGCTCAGCTTTCCGCGTTCGTGCCTGAGAGTGACCGCGAGCTTCCCGACGAATATGTCCGGCAAGCCATGTCCCGCATCAAACGCGCCCTATCCCAGTTCGGCTTGCCCTTGGCTCACCTCGAGGCTGTCAGGTTTCGCGGCGCTGGGAGCCGCCCGCATACGTCCTACGGAATCCATCTCGACCCCGACCGCATCACGATCCGGACCCCCAATCCCTAACCCAGATCTGCAAGCGCCAACGGTTGGTGGCAACGTTGCCAACTCCCCCACCCCTCTTTCCTCGGGTTTCCTTCCTCCAATAGGCTTCGTTGCCATGACAGAGCAACGCATCCACGAAACGGGCCAATCCCCCGGAGTGGAGGCGGTGAGGCAGTGGAAGAACCAGGGGAATTGGGAAGAGATCGCTAAGCAATTACCGGAAATTCAGCGACCCGTCCAGGTAGCCCAAGCCGACCTCGCAAGCGAGGTGGGATTTGCGCTTACCCAACTCGGGCGCCTGGAAGAGGCCCGGGCTCTCTACACCGAGTTGTACGAAGCTGCCCCAAGCCATCGCATCGCCAGCGGACTGGCCTACATCCACTACCTCGCTCTGCTGCAGCACAAAATCAAAAAGCCGCGGCTGAACGACCCAGAATCCTGGCGAAGGGGTTTCGAACGTTGGATTGCGGAAGCGCTGCGCTTGGAACCGAAATCCCTGAAAGACAAGTATCGGCTAGCCGTTTACCACGCGAGTATCCTGGCGCAAAAAGATGCAGTGGCCCTCCGGCTGTTCCGCGAAGTGATCGGTCTGTTCGAGGCCCTGCCAGAAGAGGTGCGGAACGAACAGCACCGGTACTTTAAAACTTACGTCATGGCGCTTTACGGTGCGGCTCGCTCCGCTTATCGCCTAAAGCGCTACGAAGATGCACGCCGGTACATCTATCGCTGCATTCGCGTGGACAAGAATCGCAACCACCAAGAACCCCTCTTCAAATTTTTCCTGGCGGGAAAAGTCCTGTTTGCTCTGGGCGAGCATGCCGACGCGGAACGCGCATTGCGGATCGCGTTGGAGCATGCCCGACATCGCGAACACGATTTCGTTTATGCCCTCCTGGCAGAAATTGCCTTAGCGACGAACCGACCCGCCGACGCCGTCAATTGGCTGGAGTCGAACGTCCGACCGCACCACCGAAAGCCGTACATTTGGCGACTGCTGGGCGATGCGGAACTCGCCCGCGGGGAGCGGCGGCGCGCATTGAAGCTCTACAAAAGTTCGCTGTTGAAAGATCACGTCGGCCGCCACCTGACGTTGTTCAAGATGGGGCAGATTTACGAGAGCATCCGCGAATTCGGCGAGGCGCGCCGCTGTTATGAGCAGGCAGCCGACTTCCGGCGCCGGCGCTACGTGACCGAGTATCCGGAAGCACTGGAGGCGCTTGCCAAGCTCTGCGAGCAGCAAGGAGACATCGAAGGAGCACGTAACGCTTACAAGAGAATGGCTCTGCTGCCAACGTTTGCGGATCGTGCTCAGGCTGAACTCGCCCGACTGGCAGGCTAGCAACAGCGGGCAAGCAAATTTGTTTTGGGGGCAACAATGGCAACGCGAGAGAGCAGTTCCTCTTCAGTCGCCTCAGGACATCTCGCACTCGCTGCGCGTGCAGCAGCGGAGGGCAATTATGCGCTCGTCAAAGAGCTCTACGCGGCTGCTGCAGCAGCGGGTGCGGTAGAGGGCGAGCGCGCGAAGTGGGCCTTGCTCCTGATCGAAGCGGGCGAACTCGAAGAGGGCTGGAGGCTCCAGGGCCAGCAGCCGGAAGGCATCCTGAGCCAAGAGAAGGGCTCGCAGCCGGAATCAGAGGACACGGGAGACGACTTTCTCACCTTCGAGGCCACTCCCCGCGTGGATCAGGGGAAGACACCATCCACGGACACTGCGTTGATTGAGCTCTTTCGACGTTGGTTCGCCGGCCGTGGCGATGTTTACGCGCGCCAATGGTACGACGCTCGCAACGATCGAACGGGCTATGTCCCTGTGCGAGAGCCGCTCGACGATCGCGTGATTGCCCAACACCTCGAAGGGCGCATCACCATTGGTCAGTACCTTCTATATCCAGACCACCACGTAAGTTTTGCCGTGATCGACCTTGACCCGACAAGTGCAGCCCTCGAGCAAGCACGCCTGGAACAAACGGATGAGCTTGGCGGCTTGGGCTTACCCGCACTGCGTGAGTACGCCAGTCGCATCGTCCGTACGGCGAGAGAGCTCGACGTGCCCACTTTGCTGGAGGACACGGGTGGGGCAGGGTTGCACATTTGGATCTTTTTTGCCCCGCGTGTTCCTGCCCGCCGTGCCCGTGCCTTCGTGCGCGAACTGCTCTGGCGCAGTGGGTCGCAACCGGCGAGTGTCGTGGTGGAGATCTTCCCGAAGCAAGACGAACTTACCGGCAAGGGTCTCGGCAACCTCGTGAAGCTGCCGCTCGGGGTACATCAAGCAACCCTTCGCCCCTCGCGCTTCTTGCAAGGTGAAAGTCTGGAACCCCTACCAGAGCTGTCTGCCCTGCGGAGCGTTTGCCCGGTGGATCCGGTGATCTTTGACCGACTGCTGAACGACAGAGTGGTACCGCTGCGTCCCCTGCAAGCGCCAACTCCAACGCCGCAAGAGCCAAGTCTTCCGACGAGTCCCCTGGGTTCTCCCCGCGCGTTAGCCGAAGCCCTCGCGGCCATCGAGAGCCGGAAGCCCGTGGCGGAAGCCGTCGACCGCGTTTTGGAAAACTGCGCCGTGCTGAGAGAGCTCGCGCGGAGGGCGCTCGAAGGGGAGCCCCTACCTACGACGGGGTTGAGGTGCCTGCTCTACAGCATTGGCCTCATTGGCCGCGACAATCCCGTCATCGAGCAAATTTTTGCGCGCACGGGTGCAAGCAGAAAGGAGCTAGAGCGGGTCCGCCGTGGCCTACAGTCGCCAGTGGGCTGCAGGCGCCTCAAGGAGTATTTTCCACAACTTGCCGAGCGATGTAGCTGCCCTGAGGTACCGGAGGCCGGCTACGCCACTCCGGTGCTGTTTGCACTCTCGGGTTCGCCCCACTTCCACCGCCGCGAACCTTTGTCTCCAGTAGCAGCCGATGAATGGCTGGGATCGGATTTCCCCGACACGGGGAGCTCGAAGGAGGAACTGCGCAAAATCATCGCCCGGTTGGAAGAGGTCGAAAAGATCCTGCGTGAACTTCTCGGGCGTCCGCCATCCAACCCATCTACTCCGGAGAGCTCCGCACCGCCTTGGGAGCCCGCCACCGAAGCTGCCGAAACCTCGCCTTCGGGTGGACGGTCTCCCAAGACCTGATGTGACAGCGAGCTGGGACACAGTGTCGCTTGTCGGGCGGTTTGCGTTCGATACACGGACAAATTCACTCGACTCTTGGGGGGTAGGATGAAAACAGCGTACATCACAGAACCGGGGGCCACCGTGCGCCGAAACGGCCCCGTACTCGAAGTCTGGCTCGGAAACATCAAGCGCACAGAACTTCTCGTCCATGATCTGGATCAGCTTGTCTTGATGGGCAACATCTTGGTTACGCCCGCAGTTCTCGACTTTCTCGTCAACGAACGGATCGACACGGTGTTTTTGTCCCTGCACGGCAAGTTTCGCGGGCGGCTCATGCACCATCACTCGAAGAACGTCACCTTGCGGCTTGCCCAGTACGATGCGCTGCGCGACAAGGGGCGCGCGCTCGAATTTGCCCGGCGGATTGTGCACGGGAAAATTGCCAATATGCGCGCCTTCTTGTTCAAGGCTGCGCGGCGGCACAGCGCTGGGGCGCCACTGACCGAAACCGCCCACCGACTCGGAGCGGTGCAGGAACAGCTTGCCGAAGCCTCGACGCTAGATGAAGTTCGCGGCTTCGAGGGGCGCGCTTCCGCTCTGTATTTCGAAGTGTTCAACGTGCTCCTGAAGAATCCGGATTTCGAGTTCTCCGGGCGGAACCGGCGGCCGCCGCTGGATCCGGTGAACGTCTTGCTCTCCTTAGGCTACACCCTGCTGGCCAACGCGGTGGAAACGGCCGTGCAAATCGTGGGGCTCGACCCGTACGTCGGCGCCCTCCACGAAATTGCTTACGGCCGACCGTCGCTGGTGTGCGATCTCATGGAGGAATACCGGGCGATGATTGTGGATCCGATGGTGGTCGCATGCATCAACCAGCGAGTGTTCACCACCAACGACTTCGAACCCGGGCAAGAAGGAGAGCCCATCCGTTTCAAACGAGAGGCGATGAAGTACTTCATCGAACTCTTTGAACGGCGCCTCCGCAACGAAATTTTGTATCCGCCAAGGAATCAGCGGCTCAAGTACCGCCAGGTGATCGAGGAGCAAGTGCGGCACTTCGCTCGGTGCGTTCTCGGTCAGGAGCAACGCTACGAACCATTCGTCGTGCGCTAATTGAGACCTGGAAGGAGGGGGCAATGTTCACGGTGATCGCATTTGACATCTCCGACGATCGTGTGCGCTACCGTGTGGTGAAAGCGCTGAAAAAGTACGCGGTCCGCGTGCAAAAGTCTGTGTTCGAGGCACCGCGGCTGCCGGAAAATCACCTGCGGCGCCTGCAACGGCAGGTCGAGAGGCTGATCGACCCGAAGACGGACCGAGTACGCTACTATTTTCTCTGCGCCGCTTGCAAACCGCGAATCGAAAGTTGGGGGCGTGGCGAGGTCACAGAGTACGAGGAATTTCGCGTGATCTAAACTCACCCTCTGCCGAGGACACCGGTCAGAAGAGCAGTCCAGAGTCGCGGGCTGCACCTGGCCACACCAAAAGCCGAAGGGCACAACGACAGGCGGGTTGCTGAGCGCCCCTGCCAGGTCTCGCCCGCAGCACACAATGGTTTGGCAAATCTTGACAACGCAGCACCTTTCCACGTATGTGCCCGCCTCGAGTGGTGCAGACGATGGGGTGGGAGAGGACGCTGCTGTTCGTTGCCGGATCGTCCCCGCAGGTGATCACCGAAACTGTGTGGGCTCTCTGCCGGCAACGGCCCGTGCCGCGCACGCAAGTGTTCGTCATTACCACCACTGCGGGGCGAGACCACATCGAACAACGACTACTGAGGAGGGGCGGTCCGTGGTCGAGGCTCCAACGCGACTACCCAGCCGCACGCAATTTCCACTTCAATCGCAAGCAGGTGCTCGTGCTGCCAGGGCCGGACCGGCAGCCGCTCGATGATGTTCGCAGCGAAGCCGACAGCAAGGCTGCCGGGGACTTCATTCTGGATTTCGTTCGCAACCACACAAGACCGGAGCACCCTCCCCTGCACGCTTCCATCGCGGGCGGGCGAAAAACGATGGGCTATCTGCTCGCCACCGCAATGGTTTTGTTTGGCCGCGTGGACGACCGCTTATCGCATGTGCTGGTGCGTCCCCCGGAGCTGGAGGGCAGTTCATTTTTCTACCCGCCACCACGGGGCCGCTTTGTGAAGGCCGAGACCCCGGCCGGCAAAACAATTGAGGTTCAGCTGAAAGACGTGTCGATCGATCTTGCCGAACTCCCCTTTTTGCGCTTGCGGCTTTGGCAAGATAGCCGCGACCTCGCCGCAAACAGTTTCTCTGAGCTTGTTCAGCGTTTGCAGCAGCGTTTGGGCCAGGTTGTGCGGCCTACTGTTGAAATCGATGTGGCGCTCTGCCGCTTGGTGTGTGGTGGTGAAGCCATCCACGTTTCTCCCCTGCGGGTAGGGATCTACGCGCTTCTTGCGCGGCGGCGGCAGAGCCATCTTCCCGGGAGCGTTTGCGCTGGTTGCTCTAGGTGCTTCCTGCCGGCTGAAGAAATCGGGCGGGGTTTCAGAGAAGAACTCCGCACGCTCATGCAACAGCTGAAGAGTGTGGCAGTTGGGAAAACGTGGTCAGAGCGCAACTTCCGCCCGGAAATTTCCAAACTCAATGCGCTCCTCGAAGAAAAGCTGGGCAGTGCGAGCAAACCGTACGAAGTGCAAATCAGAGGAGAACGCGGCCAACGTCTTTACGGTATCGCCGCGGCACCAGAACTCCTGATAGTCAGTGGCCTGCCAACCATTGGTGGCAATGTTGCCACGAGTGCCACAGCGGTTGCGTAATCGGTCAGGATCCATCATGAACAAACCGCAGCACGGGAGGCAGCCCGCACAAGCGATTCAGAAGGAGAAACACCTGTGACGAACGTCGATCGCTGGACTCTCAAGATTCACGCGTTTTTGCACGACCCACCCCATAAGCCACTTGCTTTGGGGCGGGGCCACGCGGCACAAGGAGCCAGCATCGCCGAGCGCATCACCGAAAAAGCACTCAGCAACGGCACTGCCAGCCTCATTGCGACAGCGGACCACCTGGCCGCAGGGGCTGACCGGCAGAGCTGGCTCGCGCAATTTCGCGTCGACCCGAAACAGCAACTGCAACTCATCCATCCGCTCGAAGGAAAGCCCATCTTGCAACCCGGAACGCGCAGGGGCCAAGCGTTCGAGCTGGTCTTTCCGACTGAGTGCGTCGATGCGGCCGAACGCATCGGCGCACAACTGCCAGGGGTGATCGGAGAGCTACCGAATAACCGCCTGCGCTTCCTAGTCTTGTGGCGTTTCCTGCCTGAGCTCCTCGCACGGATGGAAGGACGCCAGCGAAATCTAGGCTTGCTTTGGCCGCTCTTACCTGCCGATTCCCGCATGCCCGATCACTCGGTTCTCATTCATGATTCCTTGGTTTCCGCCTTGGCGACGATTTTAGACCAAGGCACCAAAGCTGCCCTTCTCCGCGTACAGTTTGCACCCGTGCAGGACTTCATCGAAGCCTCGCGAAAACTTCGCGATCTCTGGGCTTCGTCGAGCATCCTGGCCGAAACCACTTGGTGCGCCATGGAAACAATCGTCGAGGAGTTTGGTCCGGATCACGTGCTGTTCCCCAGCTTACGCGACGAGCCCCGTTTCGACCGCTGGTTACTTGGCCAACCACAGCTGCGGGAGTGCGCACCGGAGGATCCTGGCAAGCGGCAGCAGTCGCCGCTGTGGGCCGTGTTCGATGAGACCGAGCGCTATCTCCCCCGTGCGCTGCGTACGCCTTCGCTCCCGAACGTGTTCACCGCTGTCATTCCCTACGAGCAGGCCGAAGAGATAGCCCGAAAGGTTGAGAAGAAAGTGCGTGCGTTTTGGGAAGACAGCGTTCGCCAAGCAGGGGACTGCGCAGGCGAAGGACAAGAGTACGGCGAACGGGCGCGCGAGCAAGCGCAAGCCTTGTTGCAAGTGTTCTGGAGCGTGGTGCCGTGGCCGCTCGACCAAAGTCCTCGAACTTGGGTCGCGTCAACCCATGAGACTTGCTGGCACAAGCGTACCCCGATTGTTTCTGAGGCGCTGGCAACCATCGACACCGTAGAGGAAGTGTTCTCCGGGTACGAACCCAATGCTGGCCTCCTGTATCCGGACATAACCGACCAGGCCACGTTGCTGGTTGACGCGGTGAAACGTGAGCGGGCGCAGCACGTTAGCGACGAAGGTGGGCTCAAGTGTAGTTGCTGCGGCGAGCGGCAAGTGCTTGGCGGCAATGACTTTTGGATCCAACGGACCGAAGGGCTTGCCAAACGCAAGGACCGCAAGCGGCTCTCCGAAGGCGAACAGCTTTGCGGACCTTGCACATGGAAGCGCCTATTCGAACTGGAGGGTTTGCGCGAGGAGGATTCCGGCCCCTTCGGCCCTCGCCACCCCTCCACCGGAGATGTTGCCGCAGCCCAGTTCAAGCTGGACGTGATTCTGGCCTGCAGAGACGGCAACAAGAAGCTCCTAGAGAAGGTGAAAGCTTTCGTTGACGCGGTACAGGCTGATGTGAGCGAAGGAAGGCTAGATGAAGGGGATACCCGAGTGTTCTGCCCCCAGGCGGTGGATCTGGCAGCGCGGAAATCGGAGGAAAAGACACTGATTGAGTTTGCCCGAATCGACGGTCAGTGGCTGTTGGACTTCCCGCGCGAAGAGGCACCAGAGGCGAAGCCGGAGGAAACGCTGCGCGCGGCGCGAGAGCTGCGGCGCGCGGCTGCTGACGCCAACATCGATGCGCCGCGCCCGTACTTGGCGGTGATCGATTTCGACGGCGACAGCATGGGGAAGTGGCTTTCGGGGACGCATGAACACTTCCCGAGAGTCTTACAGACTCTACACACGAAGGTCGTCGAGATGCTCAAGGCCGACCACCCCGCGGGCTGGCAAGCCCTCGCCGAACGCCCACGCTTCCTCAGCCCCGCCTTCCACGCGTCGTTGAGTGCAGCCGCTGCAACATTTGCTCGCGTGGCAGCACCGATGACCATCGAAGGGGAGGCGCTACCGGGACACCTCATTTACGCTGGCGGCGACGATGCCTTGTTCCTGGCCCCCGTTCCAGTCGCCCTAGAGCTTGCTCTGCGGTTGCGCCTGCGTTTCTCCGGCTGGCCCAAGAAGTTCGAATCACTCCTTCTCAAAGCGGATGAGAGTAACTTTGCAGGGTTCCGCGAATTGCTTCGTAGCCACTTCAATACGCCGAGCGCTTGGACCTTGGCGACGTTCGGTACGCAAAGTGGTCGCCCTGAGCCTGCCGACCAGTGGGAACAGGTGAGGAAAGTGGGCCTTGCCTTCGGCACGAACGCAACCGCATCCGCTGGGATGTGCGTGTTCCATTACCGCTGGCCCTTGGGTTCGGCGTTGCGAATGGCTCGGGAGGCCCTGAATGCTGCCAAGCAGGTAGCGCGGAACTCGCTCGGGATCATCGTGCAGCGGCGTTCGGGTTCGATCAGTCGGACCGTCTTGCCCTTTTTCCTCAAAGACACATCGGACCAAGCCTCCTCGCCAACAATCTTTCCGGTGCTGAGCCTCATCGAGGCAACCGCAGCGTTCATGAAGGAGGAACAAGGGGTGTCCGCGCGCCTTGCAACCGCGTTCCGAGAGGAGATCGCAGCCCTCCACATCGAACCGCGAGCGGGCAGACTGCCCGGAACAAAGCGCGCTGACAGCCAACTCTGGGACATTGGGGAAGCACTGGCACGGCGTGTGGTTCTCCGGCGAGACTTGGCTGGGAGCAAGCGGTCGGACGAGTCGAAAAAAGAAAATCCCGTGCGCGATTACCTCGAGCGAGTGGTCCTCGACCTCGGCCGCGGTGTACGGGCAACCTGTAAGGACAACCCAGTGCAGGCTCTGTTCGAATGGAGCGAAGCGTTAACTGTGGCAGCATTTTTGGCACGACCTGGGGAGCGGGGGTGAGGCATGGACATTCTGGAATTGGAACCGCTGGATGTGTTTTCCATCCGCTCGGCGCGCCCGTTCGATGTCGGCGGCGTCGTGCATGCGGATTTCGTGTGGCCGCCACCAGCTTGGACTGTAGTCGGCGCGCTCCGCGGCGTGCTCGCGGAACTCCTCGGCCTCCCCGCGGTGGAGTATGGCCGAGCTGGGTCAAACCATCCGCGGTTCGCCAACGTGGTCGACCGCATCGGCAAGCCCGATGGCCCTGCCAAGTTTGTCATCGGCCCTGCACTCGTGTTGGATGTCGAAACGCAGAGCCTGCGATGGCCTGTACCGGCAGATGTCTTCGCCGTGCGGGAAGGCACCCTCAAACTGCGGCGTCTCCGTGCCACGCTCCTGCCGCGCGAATGCCAGTGCAATTTCAAGCAGGGACGCACGTGCGTGCTCGCTCCGCCTTCGGATCTCTCAGCGCACCCGGAAAAATCTCTTCCCCTCCGAGCCTTCGACTCAGGTTTGCTCTTGGAGTGGCTATCCGGCAAGGAGACGTTGGAGCTCGGAGCCCGCAGCGCACAAGACTCCAGTCCAGATTTTTTCACCGAGCCGCGCATCGGGATCTGCATGGACTCGACAGCGAACACAGTACGGGAAGGCCTGTTCTATATGCGTAGCGCCGTGCAGCTTGCTCTCGGGCGCAGCCTCGCGGTTCCATTGCTCGATCGAGGCGACGGCCTGCCTTGGGAGGCCCTGCAGGGCCAAGTTGCGCGCTTCGGGGCCGACGGGCACTTGGTACGCCTTCGGCCGCCGCGCCCGTTCAACCTTCCGCCGGCGCCGGGAGATCGGCCGCTCAAGCGCGCGCGCATCCTTTGTGCTGCACCGATCCACCCAGGAGACTTGGACAACATCGAGGTGGAGGGCCATCAGGTCCGCGTTCTCGCGGTCGCGGCAGGGAAGCCGGTACGCATTGGCGGCTGGCGGCTGCTGACTGTGCGGCGCAACGGAGCGGAAGTCGAGCAAGGCCCCCGCACTTTGCGAACGTACTATCCGGCGGGAACGGTGCTGTACGTCGAGTCGGACGGCGATTTGAGAAAGCTCCACGGGCAAAACCTCGCCCAATGCGAGGAAGAACGGGCTGCAGGGTTTGGATTCGCACTCGTAGGGCAGTGGCCAGAGCAAGTTTAGGAGGAGGTCATTTCATGGCAGAGCAACGGATGTTCGATACACGGCTCCTCGTGATGCTAGCGGAAACACCGGTGCACGCTGGCACGGGCGCAGAGCTTGGGGCGGTCGACCTACCGATTCAAAGGGAACGTCACACACGGTTTCCCACCATCCATGGGTCGGGAGTAAAAGGCGTGTTGCGCGACCTTTCGGAGCGGGTAAACGGCAATGGCAAAGAATCGGTAACGACCGTGCTCTTTGGAAGCCCCCCGCCAAAAGCTGCCGGCGGAGAGGGCCTCGAGGCTGGATCCTTAGTGGTCGCCGATGCTCGCTTGCTCTTGCTACCGGTGCGCAGTGTTGGGCATGCATTCGCGTGGGTTACGTGCCCCTATTTGCTGAGCCGCTTCTTGCGCGACGCTGGCGATTGCCAACCGGACAAACGCGGCGACATTGAGGCCGCAATCAAGGCAAGCACGATTCCAAGCACGGACAAGGGAGTGGTGCACACTGCATTTCCACTTTCCGCGGCGATGATCGAGGAACTCGAGCTACCCGTGGAGAAGAAAGACCTAAATAAGCTCATTGGCCTGCTGCAGCAAATGCTGCCCGGTGGGGCGGAAATGCAGTACTGGCGGGATTTGTTGCCGAAGAACTTGCTCATCGTTCCGGACGACGTGTTTTCGGACCTCGCCTTGCACGGCACCGAGGTAGTCACGCGCGTGCGCCTCAGCGACGAGAAGACCGTCGAGAAAGGAGCGCTGTGGACAGAGGAATACCTGCCGGCGGACTCCCTCCTCTACAGCGTGCTGGGGCTGGAAAGCCGCCGCCTCGCCACGAAGTGGGCCAAGAAGGGCCAACCCACGGGGCCCGCCGATGGTTGGAAGTGGGTGGCCGACCTCGTGCAAAAGAACCCCGTGGCTCAGTTTGGCGGAAAGGAAACGGTGGGGCGTGGCTTCTTCCGTCTCCAACTTTGGCCAGCGGCGGCCAACTAATCAGGAGGGCCCATCATGCCGGAGAAAGCAAAACACATCGAGCAGGAACGGGCTCAGTGGGCACTTGAGACGGTGCGCGAGCTCCAGAAGCAAGTAGGCAAAAAGGACGAGTTGCTCAGCCACATCCGCAAGCTGCCCTCGCACATCCAGACGTCGGGGCTTGCGCAAACGTTATTGTTTTATGGCCAAAAACAGCCGGCCATTGCCGAGGCGCTCGTCCGGCACCTGCAACTGGACGCCAACGGCAACGCGGATATCGCCCACGCGGTCAGTGAGCTTGTGCGAAGCGCAGCCAGAGTGCGCCAGAAGACACGCGATGCACTCAACGCGGCGCAGTGGCTCAAGCGCTTTGCGGAAGTGGAACTGAAATAAGTGCAACGGGACTAAGGCGTCATGATTCGCCGGTTACTGAGTTTGTCTTCCACGCAAGGAGAGGATTAATGCCAAACGGTACACGCGGAGGTGCGCAAAGGCCTGCGGGGCGGGGTGCCGCGGCTGGCGGAGGCCACACAGGCGGCCCTGGCCGGGGACAAGGCGGGGGAAGACATCATGGCGGCGGCGCGGGTGGTGGCCAGGGCGACGGCTTCGAGGTGGCAACCCTCCCCCAAAGCACGCAGGAACTCGTCGAGCACGCACGTCGTGAGAAGTTCGTAGTTCACCCTGCCCTCGAGCTCTCGAAGTTTGTGGAATGGCAGCAAACACAGCGCAAATTGGAACCGAATCGGCGGCGTGCCTACGGTTACGTTATTGACTGCTTGAAGGGGTCGGCAACACTGGCACA
Encoded proteins:
- the csm6 gene encoding CRISPR-associated ring nuclease Csm6, with product MGWERTLLFVAGSSPQVITETVWALCRQRPVPRTQVFVITTTAGRDHIEQRLLRRGGPWSRLQRDYPAARNFHFNRKQVLVLPGPDRQPLDDVRSEADSKAAGDFILDFVRNHTRPEHPPLHASIAGGRKTMGYLLATAMVLFGRVDDRLSHVLVRPPELEGSSFFYPPPRGRFVKAETPAGKTIEVQLKDVSIDLAELPFLRLRLWQDSRDLAANSFSELVQRLQQRLGQVVRPTVEIDVALCRLVCGGEAIHVSPLRVGIYALLARRRQSHLPGSVCAGCSRCFLPAEEIGRGFREELRTLMQQLKSVAVGKTWSERNFRPEISKLNALLEEKLGSASKPYEVQIRGERGQRLYGIAAAPELLIVSGLPTIGGNVATSATAVA
- the cas10 gene encoding type III-B CRISPR-associated protein Cas10/Cmr2 gives rise to the protein MTNVDRWTLKIHAFLHDPPHKPLALGRGHAAQGASIAERITEKALSNGTASLIATADHLAAGADRQSWLAQFRVDPKQQLQLIHPLEGKPILQPGTRRGQAFELVFPTECVDAAERIGAQLPGVIGELPNNRLRFLVLWRFLPELLARMEGRQRNLGLLWPLLPADSRMPDHSVLIHDSLVSALATILDQGTKAALLRVQFAPVQDFIEASRKLRDLWASSSILAETTWCAMETIVEEFGPDHVLFPSLRDEPRFDRWLLGQPQLRECAPEDPGKRQQSPLWAVFDETERYLPRALRTPSLPNVFTAVIPYEQAEEIARKVEKKVRAFWEDSVRQAGDCAGEGQEYGERAREQAQALLQVFWSVVPWPLDQSPRTWVASTHETCWHKRTPIVSEALATIDTVEEVFSGYEPNAGLLYPDITDQATLLVDAVKRERAQHVSDEGGLKCSCCGERQVLGGNDFWIQRTEGLAKRKDRKRLSEGEQLCGPCTWKRLFELEGLREEDSGPFGPRHPSTGDVAAAQFKLDVILACRDGNKKLLEKVKAFVDAVQADVSEGRLDEGDTRVFCPQAVDLAARKSEEKTLIEFARIDGQWLLDFPREEAPEAKPEETLRAARELRRAAADANIDAPRPYLAVIDFDGDSMGKWLSGTHEHFPRVLQTLHTKVVEMLKADHPAGWQALAERPRFLSPAFHASLSAAAATFARVAAPMTIEGEALPGHLIYAGGDDALFLAPVPVALELALRLRLRFSGWPKKFESLLLKADESNFAGFRELLRSHFNTPSAWTLATFGTQSGRPEPADQWEQVRKVGLAFGTNATASAGMCVFHYRWPLGSALRMAREALNAAKQVARNSLGIIVQRRSGSISRTVLPFFLKDTSDQASSPTIFPVLSLIEATAAFMKEEQGVSARLATAFREEIAALHIEPRAGRLPGTKRADSQLWDIGEALARRVVLRRDLAGSKRSDESKKENPVRDYLERVVLDLGRGVRATCKDNPVQALFEWSEALTVAAFLARPGERG
- the cmr4 gene encoding type III-B CRISPR module RAMP protein Cmr4, whose product is MAEQRMFDTRLLVMLAETPVHAGTGAELGAVDLPIQRERHTRFPTIHGSGVKGVLRDLSERVNGNGKESVTTVLFGSPPPKAAGGEGLEAGSLVVADARLLLLPVRSVGHAFAWVTCPYLLSRFLRDAGDCQPDKRGDIEAAIKASTIPSTDKGVVHTAFPLSAAMIEELELPVEKKDLNKLIGLLQQMLPGGAEMQYWRDLLPKNLLIVPDDVFSDLALHGTEVVTRVRLSDEKTVEKGALWTEEYLPADSLLYSVLGLESRRLATKWAKKGQPTGPADGWKWVADLVQKNPVAQFGGKETVGRGFFRLQLWPAAAN
- the cmr5 gene encoding type III-B CRISPR module-associated protein Cmr5, giving the protein MPEKAKHIEQERAQWALETVRELQKQVGKKDELLSHIRKLPSHIQTSGLAQTLLFYGQKQPAIAEALVRHLQLDANGNADIAHAVSELVRSAARVRQKTRDALNAAQWLKRFAEVELK